A stretch of DNA from Temnothorax longispinosus isolate EJ_2023e chromosome 2, Tlon_JGU_v1, whole genome shotgun sequence:
GCCATGTGCCGGATTTTAAGTTTCAGATGAAATATAAACTAGTTTCCGTTCTAtgattttctattatttttagcaacatgcttataaaacagaaaatatattaaagcttgaatttataaatgtcaAAACGTATATCAGAGACAGCTCGACAACCAAGTACACAGCATAAAtcgtaatacaaaataatcaacTCGGAATCTATTATCTCATAATTTCCGATATGACGAGTTTCGTCACAGATTTAAAAATcctgttaataaaaaaaacattccttatttgaaataatcgCAGTAGTCCGTTCCTCACTATTTTCAGATGTCGAGATATTAAATTCCAGTTACACCTGCATCTCTCTTCATAAgcgtgatatttttatttatttatttatttatcacgcGATAAACTGTTGGCGCGGAGGCGAAGGTAAGCGCGGCAGAATTCTAACCGAGTCTTTATTATGAGATATCCTAACTAGAATTTCAAATATCCGATATTAAATTCACGAATATAAGATCATCTTCCCCGAACACAATATTGGATCTCTGAGTCTCTGTGATACTTACACAAGGGGGTTGCTCTATGCTCGGAGGACCGCCTCGCTACGTCGCGAAAGTAGAATGGAAAACTTATATTGCGCTTCTCTAACTTCCAACCGgcaagaaaattatatttttctagaaAGCTTTCATTTCGATGATATCACAGATTCGCAGTTATGAGACCGATCGATCTTTGTAAGTCTTGGGAAAGATACATACGTATACCTAACTTTAGTGATCTCTTAATTTACGGAACTTTATTCTACTTTATTCTTCATatcgcgaaaataaataaattctacttttatcGTGGAAAGCGCAACTTTTGTTGCATTTACCAATGCAAATAATTCTCACATTAAGTTCCTTTAATGTTAACGCGATACCTGTCTAAATTGATATCGGTATTCGCGGAGTTGCGAAACAATCTTATTTATGCATCGCGCAATAATCCGGTGTGTAAGTAATTTGAACTGCCTTCCCAAGTCCATGCATATTCATCAAGAGCATATGTCGCATTTATTGTTAGTGAAACGGATACACGTGTATTTTCAGAGATAATCACATCAAGGTAGCaacttttttcagatttttaatatatacataaagttCCTTTTATCTTAGAACGTTTAATAACATCTCAAAAGTATCTTATACTTAGGACACCTTAATAATTCGCGAGTACTCTTTGACGCTATAATCCTGGCCTTGATCCTCTTTCGGAAACCCGAACCCTCCATTTATTAACGACAAAGTTAGGTATATtccataattatttctatatgtatatacaaatatgcacaaataaaattcaggaattttaaaagaattttagtataatttttctaattaacgCTTGTTTATTTCTGAGGAGCCGCGAGATTTTCCTACGTTTCTGCGGGTTTGCACGTGCACGGGAAACGCGTGCAAGCCAAAAGGCGAGACGGAGAGAACTGCAAGACCATAAGATCAATATAGGGGATGTTAGTTCGGTAACTGCCTTctggtctctctctctctctctctctctctctctctctctctctctctctctctctctctctctctctttctaactgaCTCTCTTCAGCTTCCGTCTTATGTAATTGCATCATCGCGGAATCAACGTCGCCCTATTGTCTGTGATCGAGAGTACAACATTTAACTCAAGTGCGGATTAATAGTAACCCGCAAGCAAAATCACGAGGCGAGTCTCGAGCCCGCGTTCTAGTTAAACAAATCTTACCGCTGTGAGGTGAAAACTATTTTAGAAATTGAACGAATCGCTTGTACCGCGGCTCTGATTTAATTCCCAATTAGCTGATGATCCTACGCTAGTGTGCGCGTGCGATTAAATTCTTGGAAACTGCTGTTCATAAATCCGACCTACGACGCAGTTTACGGCATGTTTTCTTATAcagcatatatattttctcgaacATATTTCTGTGATAAACACAGTGAGCGTTTTTAAGAAGAAGAATCAAATCCTAGCAAGTTGAACACGATAAATTTCCGATTACAATTTACGCGCATAGAGATTTTATTGtagacatatatttttaaaatttactttttataacatatttattcaaaattatagcTTGCGTTACCGACAGATGTGAGATGTCGATAATCTTAACGAGAGGTCGCCAGAGATAAACGTGAAGCttgttaatttgttaattacacTAATGTCCATTTCGGTCAGTGtagattatttctaattcttagaattAGATTAGATTTTACTAATtcctaagaattagaaaaagataaaaagtaagttaaataaacataGACATAAATACGGCGAttcaaatacatataaaaacaataaaaaatatacaaaattacaaattatttaaacgtaaCTATAATATTAAGTTATTCCATATGACGATAAcgttttgcaatattatttcctCAATATAATAGATATGAAATAGGACCATTAGCTCAGTTGGTCAGAGCGTCGCACTGTTATTATATTGCGAAGGTCGCGGGTTCAATCCCCTCATGGTCCATGCTATTTCTTTTTGGCGAAATGTTTAAGAAGGAtaagtgttatttttttttgcaagtgAAATACactttatttgcaaaaatatataaaatatgcattatataaatatataatgcatattttatatccttCTTAAACATTTTGccaaaaagaaataacatgGACCATGAGGGGATTGAACCCGCGACCTTCGCAATACAATTAAGTAAAGTGCGACGCTCTGACCAACTGAGCTAATGGTCCTATTtcatatctattatattatacaaaagaaagataatataatttcggaaatttttcagtaaagatttttaaaattgcattataaatGCTAAAACTTTATGACACTTTTTGAGGATAGATAAGTCGTCGAATATAATGTAGAAAAGAAAACTAATGATTGTTAATTTCTTCATGgatgaatttttaaagttagaaaaaagtgatttaattctttcctttgtcatattttattcaatttaaatccAGAAGAATTAAATAAGGAAGATAAGAATGAAAACAGTTGAAAATACTTTCAGAAGTCAAAAAGAATTGTTCTCCACAATTGAACTTTTTGTTTCAGTTTCCTactcttttttatctttaatattttattatatacctatatattccattgcaaaaatataatggttacaaaaaagtttaatgcGCAACTACAATAGAGCTAAATAGCgctaaattgaaattaaatacgcTAAAACGTGAAGTTGAACGCAAAAGCATCTCGCGCCAGTATTATCTACGGCCAATCATCGCGCGCATTTGACGCGAGCGTTCGTCATTGGTCAGTTTCGTTCCACAAGAATGACAGCAATCAGTTGCTAACGGAACACGAGGTGGGAGTCAATCAGTCAATTTCGAGCGTCATCGTGTCGAAACGATAATTTGCTCGACGTCCGACGATGCCATGCATCTCACTGATAACGTAGGATTATTCGttgttttttatgtataagCTTCAGTTGTATTCTCTTGGTTGTCGTTCTTTTCTGTGACACACAAGCGAGATAGGACACATTGAATCAGCAGGTAGGCTGTATACATTGTCAGTGACATATGTAATTGATATGCAAACACAGATTAATTCCTTCCTTTGTTCTGTTATCTGCCCTGTCATATCAGACGATCAATTAATGCGTATCATCTGACGCTGTTTCTGGTCTGTATAGGCAAGATGCTCTCGCACATCATGCTCGTGATCCTATCTCTCCTCTCTACTGCGTTTGCTACTGTGATACATTATCAGCCGGAAGCTGTACATATTTCTTATGGCGGTGAGTTTTATGACATTGATATGTAAGTAACGTAATAtcttaaatcatatttttaaaatgtaaatctgATCATATAAACAATGTAACGGGAGGAAATTGTATTCTAAGACAAGTGTTTACAAACAACTCTTGTTTacgattaaaaaagataattaatatatatatgttccgattataatttttagataacaTTCACGACATTGTTGTCACTTGGAGCACAAGAAACGATACCAAAGAATCGATAGTGGAATATGGCATAGGTGGGTTTGTTCTGCGAGCTGAAGGAAATTCTACCCTCTTCGTCGATGGCGGGAAACAAAAACGGAAACAGTATATCCACAGAGTATGGCTAAAGGATTTAACGCCCAACAGCAAATACAGTAAGATATATATCTCGTGCATTTTTTCGTTTGCTACTAATTATCCTAAAATTATCGCACTAATAATGAACGTATTGCTATTTGTCTTCAGTATATCATTGCGGTAGCCGTTATGGAtggtcaaatatattttacatgagAACTGCACCCGAGGACTCTACAGATTGGTCACCGCAAATAGTTATCTTCGGTGATATGGGTAATGAGAACGCGCAGAGTTTATCACGGCTGCAGGAAGAGACCGAGCGTGGTTTATATGATACTGCCATTCACGTCGGCGATTTCGCTTATGATATGAACACGGATAATGCGCGCATAGGAGACGAGTTTATGCGGCAAATTGAATCAGTTGCTGCTTACATACCGTACATGACTGTACCCGGCAACCATGAAGAGAAATACAATTTTAGCAATTACAGGTATATTTAAGTACCGTTGCCTGATCACACGTACAACTTGCTACCAATACTTCGTGCAATATGCGAAACGTTTTAAtcccattttttaataatctttcagAGCCCGATTTACTATGCCAGGTAATTCGGAAGGCTTGTGGTACAGCTTTAATATAGGTCCTGTACATTTTGTAGCTATAGAAACTGaagcttattattttatgaattatggtATAAAACAAATGATTAAGCAATATGAATGGTTGGATAAAGATCTACGAGAAGCTAATAAACCTGAAGCAAGGTATATTATCAATTAGACCATAATACAACATAATTAACGACAACATAAATGATAATTGAAAGGATACATCATTACAGGGCTCAACGTCCATGGATAGTAACCTTTGGACATAGGCCAATGTATTGCAGCAATAAAAATGCAGATGATTGTACTAACCATCAGAGTCTAGTTAGAGTTGGATTACCATTTTTAAATTGGTTTGGACTGGAAGAtctgtttttcaaatataaagtGGATTTAGAAATTTGGGCGCACGAACATAGTTATGAGAGGATGTGGCCCATGTATAACTTTCAAGTAAATGTCGTTTATTGAGTTTATTTTAAGGAAAATATTCATTTGCTAATGATGGAAATTATCCTCATAGGTGTACAACGGCAGTTACGAGGAACCGTATACAAATTACAAAGCACCTGTACACATAGTTACTGGCTCAGCTGGTTGCAAAGAAGGtcgagagaaatttatttcaaaaccaCCGGCATGGTCCGCATTTCATAGCTCAGATTATGGATACACGAGAATGAAAGTGTTCAACAAAACCCATTTGTATCTCGAACAGGTATGgcataaatatgataaaaacaaCCCCTGAAAAcgtgatttttataattgaatcgTAAAATAACCACTTTCATTTAATAATAGGTATCCGATGATAAAGATGGGGCTGTTTTAGACAGAGTTTGGCTTGTGAAAGAGAAACCTTTGCCGCAGTATGCACAAGTTTTTCCTACAAATTAATGTGACacaaatctaattttaattaacgccATATTACAAATCGAGATAATGAACAAAATGTagattaaaaacatttagcgaattatattgttatagtaaataataaatttttttttttacttcggctgtgtattatacgtataattatataattgtaattatataatttgaatttggTACACATTTTACGTAGCTGAATATACTACGGtcgaaatgtatatatgaacATGAACAATAAAATGCGTGATATTTATCTACGTATGAGCgagtaaaaaattagtaaatgcaaaaaacgtataatataatcctttaattgttaaaatataaatatatgcatatatataattattataagtatatataatatagttttaataatatatatatgtacatgtatacacatataaatatatatgtatatatgtgcatatatatatagtattagtGTATAAGATTTCATATTTCTCCATCTAACTCGCATAATTAATCACTATTTAATGAtacataaagatatataacgAATAGCCTTGACTGTTTTTTTaggaaaacacattttttccgattaaaaatttattataattagacATGTGTGAGTTTTTTCGAAGCTTCACATATCACGTATTTTACGACTATATTTCGGATAGAACTCGTTCGAGTTATGTTCAAAGTACTTCAATCGCTCCAATTGTGGCTAACATAATTTCAACCTATGACTCGTTGAATTATCTGTAAGCCCTCATGTTTCCTAAATACTTATTTAGCAGTTTTAAATTAGCGAGTTCTTGAAAAACGCGATTATCTAAATGACATAGCTTAAGTGTTTAGTcccgataaataaaaatagaataataactGATTATATGATTATTCTACATTTTCACATTTGCATTCGAATGTAACTATATTAAGTATTCGCACTAGGGAGTAATCGTTTACTAGGCACTTTCATCACAATTATGCACAAATCATTTTATGCCGATACTGTTGAAGTCTAGcaacgattttatttttaggatGACACGAATAATGAACaattcatatatttcattatctccattaaaaatctatttttacacaatgattatatttataaaaacaatctttcccattttaaaaaattcagattTGCAGGCAAATCTGGAAAATACACGAGATAtgatttatatacgtatatatatacatatatataatatacatgcatatatacatataatatataatataatatataatataataataataatatattatattatatatatgtacataaatcattactttcaaatatataatatctagaatattaattttttaatccaaagattttccaaaattttcgaatttttcaagATTCAAAGGTTTTTCCAAATGTCTTAGCCAGTGAAAGTAAATAAGCTATAATAGAATCTTACATAAAGTTTTCATCTTTTAGACTTTAAGctatattgaataattatagaatCGAGTGTCTATTTACTAAGTTTTAAGCTCATGATTCGATAAAATATCCAATTGCAGCAATCTAAtagagaatttaatttctaatcaTTTTCTATACGCATAATGCATCTACCAttaagttaatatattttcatagtTGGGAAGTAATGTaggtagaaaatatttaagcCAAGTTTCTCTTTTAAACAACTTCCTTTTCCAAGCAATTCCAAAAATAGTCAAACATTTGTTTCGAACAAGTACTCCGAATTCTATACAGCCCAGAATTTTCGAATACTCGCACATCTCCAATTATTATCAGTCATAATAATGACAATTTACATAAGGCTAAAAAAGTGACCTccaatttatacaataattcaattaaagcTGATATTTTACTACACATTCTACTTTCACAATGGACAAaccattttctttttcgttggCTCTTTGCCagtttgcaatttttctattttggcATCTGCCGTAACAGTCAtctattgaattaaaaaaagatcagGAACTGCCCTTCCATAAATAAGGTAAGTGATAATGAAGATGGAAAGTGTCAAGTGCAGCTTTTGTGAAACGAAAGATTATACTTACGATTACCGCACGTTCCTTGATGacaagaaaattattcaatattcacAATACGTGTCTCAAGGAATTTTAGTTAATTCGATTCAATTAAGAACGTAATTTAATCCCTGTCATATTCCTTCGAGTctatatgcaaatattaatcataCTATCTCAATCTAATCTTATAGTATACATTTTgccatatacaattttattgaataattatgtGTATAGGTGTAATATGCGCGCGCACACTTATACGCATAAATCTAATTCTTTTGCCATTGGAGATATGTGACAATCTCTTAagatgcataaaaaaaaagcatcataaagaaagataatttgATTGATCCGCctattggaaaaatttcaagCTTTGCAGACAATCGTCATATACATATcgtaattaaatcattttgcTCGAGGTTTTTCATGCATTGAAAACCACATCTctcattacattaattaagcAAGACACTTGACACTGTCAGTGATTAATAGAAACAATGGAAGAAGAATTTGTTGCCGAATTTGAATGACTTTCCTGGTATGAAAATTGAGGAAAATGTTCTTGTTCTTCTGCTATTGATTTTAAACCCCCTCCACTACCCAAACAGCCCTGATCCGGGGGTGTAAGTTCAACACTTTCGCCGGTAAATTCACTATCAAAATATCGAGTGTCAATATCTGAAGTCACTTGCGGCTTAAAGGGTGGAGGAATCTTCTTCTGGACAAGGTCTGTCCAATTGATACACGAGAAAAATGCATGATTCATGATGTCCTTCGCATCATTAGGTCCCCCACCTAATCTTCTACTTGGATCCTTTATTAATAAACCTATAAAAATAACGCAcaaatataagtttttttttctcgtttaagAAACTTTTGTAATCATTGAAGCTCGTAATACTTACCACCAAGCATATCTCTTGCTTCATTGCTAATCATCCTAGGAAATCTTACTTCTTCCAATAAAATAAGCGTAAACAGCTTTTCATGATCTTTGTTATAAAAAGGTAATCGACCACACATCATTTCATACATGACTACACCCACACCCCACCAATCTACAGCTCGTCCATAGTCGTTATCTTCAAGTACTTCCGGTGCCAAATACTCTGGTGTTCCGCAAAATGTCTTTGTTGTTCTCCCTACGTTATACAATTAATCTCATCAAAACTTATTCAACATTTCATTGCTTTTAATCTACCTTTCGGTTTACGAACGATACGAACCGTATGTAATGTCTTCTTTGCACAGACCAAAGTCAGCAATTTTAATATGCCCGTCTTTGTCCAAGAGGAGATTTTCCAATTTGAGATCACGATATATAATGCCTTGCGAGTGCAAGTATCCTAAGGCCGATATAATCTCTGCGCCATAAAATCGAGTACGATCTTCGCCAAATACACGTGACCGACTcaaatggaaaaataattcgCCACCATTTACATATTCCATAACAAAACACAGCCTGTCTGCCGTTTGAAAACTGTATTTCAAAgactgaaaatttataaatatgttttactacattataattcaataaaaacagCCACCCCCTTAAtctcaaattataaaattacaaaaaaatatttaataacatacaTATTAAGCGGTATTTTACGTACGATTAAAAAGGGATGATTAGTAGTACGTAATACTCTGTTTTCAGTAAGTGTATGTGCCACTTCATCTTTACGGATAATAACTTcctttcttaaaattttgatagCGTATAAATGTCCTGTCGCCTTTTCTCTGCAAAGAATTACCTTTCCAAACGTTCCTTTCCCcagaacttttaaaaattcaaaattttcaagtgTCTGAAACAAATACGTGAAAAGAAATCatgaataaaagtaattttgaataaattagcAAATTATTTAGGAAAAAGTCAatcttctttaaaatttatatatttttttatatttatatattctatctatctgtatatttattcatagACGTGAATGATATCACACATAATTTATGTATGCATTATAATAGTATGATTCATAATTAAGTAATGTGTTTTTCAAGAAAGATGAGATAATTTATCcaaataatcagaaataagGTTCAATAACTTACTACTTTCTTTTTGCCAGTACTTTTACTACTTGAAGTTCCTTGGACACTGAATTTCGCTGACAATTCATCGATACTACCACCGTCTATATCAGTAGATACAACACCTAAGGAACTACAAGAGTCAGATCTAGCACCCACTGACGATTCCATATCAACGTCCTCCGAGGAAGAGGATTGCTGCATTTGTGGTTGTTCTTGCTGCTGTTCTTCATTTGCTAACCTATCTGCTACATATCTGTAAGAAAATACGAGGTAGTAGATGATTGCGCGATAGAGCATCAACGAATTCAATATTTTGGAGCTTAAAGGATTGCCGTTAAAGTCAAACCTGATTGCTGCTACCCAGTCTTCCCTTTCTTGCTCCGTTTCCACATGAAACGTCCTTTCGATTACAGTCGTCCACTGGAGGCCTCTGATAACAAATGTATAGGGTTTAGGTCTGTCCACTGACATTATTTGGCACCCACGCACTGTGAAGTTATTTAACGGCTGGGTAGATGTTTGGGCAGCCATCTGCGGGTCAGGCTTCACCTTGAACCCAACCAGTGTACCGTCATCCCTCAAGACAAAATACCTCGATCTCCAATTTTTTATGTGCTCCcctataaagaaattattacgcattttaattatatatacgtaaatacCTGACTATGGAGAATTTAACTCTAAAAGTAAGTACCTAAATGCTTGAATgtttctctttaacaaattattgcTCAAATCTTAcctatatacatagatatatatataagaacatCATACAATTtccaattaatatatttgaatacaATTCAAAAAGGAAAAGTATATGACATCAGATATGACTAATAGGAAGACCTAAGAGACGCTATGCTTCATCGTTCCCACGTTTCTTTCACCGGGTGTGCTACAAAGTAGCACGATTGTTTTTGGAGCGATACGAAAACATGCAGACTTCTAACTTCTACGAAGACATGAAAACGAGACTCCGTCATCACGAGGACGTGAAGACGGGACTCGACCATGGACACAGATCTCCGTAGATGGTTCCTTACAGGAACTAGGATTTGTGCACGCAAACAATTTTGTGAGGAAGAGAAGCAAGACGCTCGGTGGGTTCCCGAGGCTCGGTATCATCTTCTCCTCCGCGTTGCACGTTCGACAGGCAGCGGCACGCATTCGTGACACCTAGCCCGCGGGTAACCCACGTAGAAGAGGAGCGTAGTCGGAGTCCCACGGGCTCCGGTAAACATTACGCAAAACGTAAATATTATGGAAGTACCGCGTTTTTGGAGCCATCCTTCCTTGACGATACGTTGACCGCcgctgccactgccactgccaccgCTGACACCGTTACCGCTGCCGCTGCCACCGCTGGTGCCGTTGCCGCTACCGCTggcaccgccaccgccaccgccgccgcctccaccgccaccgccgccgccgccgccgccgccgccaccaccaccggACGCTGCGACGTTCATCGCTGCGTCCCCTATCAGTCGTTCGTCGATACGCACTTGTCGATATCCCGGTGACGCTCCGAGTTCCGTCCTACGTCAGGAATCTCACAAAAATCGCGAACACGCAGTAGCGGGAGTGGTGCGCGTATGTAAACTTGAGTAATCATAGATACGCGTGCGGCAGGTGATGCATATGTACACACTGACCGTCGACGTGATGTCGTGATCGCGCTGAACTAAAGAATACTGAGATTAGAGATACGTCACTCGTCAGAAACGGCGCGATAGTCGCCCGGAGTTTAAAGCCACGTTTTCACAGGAAGGCAAGCCGCCGCGCGCCAGCGATAACGAGAGATCCGTAGTGGTGGTTCTCGAACGCAGCCCTGCTGAATGCGTCCATTTATTTCTTCTGCAGGTTCTGCCAGCCATGGTGTAAATAGACTACACCGTGCGTCTTGCCCATCTACAAGAATTCTGTCAGTGACAGTTAGACAgcaaaataagtaaaaatggCGGTCACCATGGACTCTGTGAGAGAAAAAGCGCTTCAAGATTATCGAAAAAAGCTTTTAGAACATAAGGAAGTTGAGTCACGTCTCAAGGAAAGTAAGATATCTTCAtcaatattgtaaattttatatagtaaagttttatttacaaagtATGTATGTATCAGAGGCCCTCCTAACCTCTTACATTTCCTCTTATTACTCTTTATTAGGCTTTCTCGATATTTTACTCTTAAATACACTTTTTTTGCAATACCAGTATATTAATACACTTCTTTCgggacattttattttatatcttataattgatttataaaaaaatgtaatgactatgaaatatatgttctTTCTAGTGAGAGAACATCTCAAGGATCTGACAAAGCAATATGACAAGTCTGAGAATGATTTAAAGGCATTGCAAAGTGTTGGACAGgtattgtcatttttattgtcAAAATGTAATAACTAATAACTCATGATTATCTCTATATTCTATATTGCATAATCTTACAGATTGTTGGTGAAGTGCTAAAACAACTTACTGAAGAAAAGTGTAAGcaatcaatttatatacacCTAaagttatgtatatttaaattctaaagattaaatatatctattttgctGCATATCTAATCCTAAAGATAACtaaaaattcaa
This window harbors:
- the LOC139808809 gene encoding acid phosphatase type 7 yields the protein MLSHIMLVILSLLSTAFATVIHYQPEAVHISYGDNIHDIVVTWSTRNDTKESIVEYGIGGFVLRAEGNSTLFVDGGKQKRKQYIHRVWLKDLTPNSKYIYHCGSRYGWSNIFYMRTAPEDSTDWSPQIVIFGDMGNENAQSLSRLQEETERGLYDTAIHVGDFAYDMNTDNARIGDEFMRQIESVAAYIPYMTVPGNHEEKYNFSNYRARFTMPGNSEGLWYSFNIGPVHFVAIETEAYYFMNYGIKQMIKQYEWLDKDLREANKPEARAQRPWIVTFGHRPMYCSNKNADDCTNHQSLVRVGLPFLNWFGLEDLFFKYKVDLEIWAHEHSYERMWPMYNFQVYNGSYEEPYTNYKAPVHIVTGSAGCKEGREKFISKPPAWSAFHSSDYGYTRMKVFNKTHLYLEQVSDDKDGAVLDRVWLVKEKPLPQYAQVFPTN
- the Akt gene encoding RAC-gamma serine/threonine-protein kinase, with translation MNVAASGGGGGGGGGGGGGGGGGGGGGGGASGSGNGTSGGSGSGNGVSGGSGSGSGGQRIVKEGWLQKRGEHIKNWRSRYFVLRDDGTLVGFKVKPDPQMAAQTSTQPLNNFTVRGCQIMSVDRPKPYTFVIRGLQWTTVIERTFHVETEQEREDWVAAIRYVADRLANEEQQQEQPQMQQSSSSEDVDMESSVGARSDSCSSLGVVSTDIDGGSIDELSAKFSVQGTSSSKSTGKKKVTLENFEFLKVLGKGTFGKVILCREKATGHLYAIKILRKEVIIRKDEVAHTLTENRVLRTTNHPFLISLKYSFQTADRLCFVMEYVNGGELFFHLSRSRVFGEDRTRFYGAEIISALGYLHSQGIIYRDLKLENLLLDKDGHIKIADFGLCKEDITYGRTTKTFCGTPEYLAPEVLEDNDYGRAVDWWGVGVVMYEMMCGRLPFYNKDHEKLFTLILLEEVRFPRMISNEARDMLGGLLIKDPSRRLGGGPNDAKDIMNHAFFSCINWTDLVQKKIPPPFKPQVTSDIDTRYFDSEFTGESVELTPPDQGCLGSGGGLKSIAEEQEHFPQFSYQESHSNSATNSSSIVSINH